The Oryza glaberrima chromosome 9, OglaRS2, whole genome shotgun sequence genome includes a window with the following:
- the LOC127785502 gene encoding aspartyl protease family protein At5g10770-like, with protein sequence MAWGACALLLLLLVLGAGGGGGVHCLEVTRSRRALQRRHHLRSRAESGATILELRHHGGGGGGGSGKSGGRSREEELGGLFSSDAARVSSLQRRAGGGSWAEDKAAAAAATGRVPVTSGARLRTLNYVATVGLGGGEATVIVDTASELTWVQCAPCASCHDQQGPLFDPASSPSYAVLPCNSSSCDALQVATGSAAGACGGGEQPSCSYTLSYRDGSYSQGVLAHDKLSLAGEVIDGFVFGCGTSNQGPFGGTSGLMGLGRSQLSLISQTMDQFDGVFSYCLPLKESESSGSLVLGDDTSVYRNSTPIVYTTMVSDPVQGPFYFVNLTGITIGGQEVESSAGKVIVDSGTIITSLVPSVYNAVKAEFLSQFAEYPQAPGFSILDTCFNLTGFREVQIPSLKFVFEGNVEVEVDSSGVLYFVSSDSSQVCLALASLKSEYETSIIGNYQQKNLRVIFDTLGSQIGFAQETCDYI encoded by the coding sequence GAGCAGAGAGTGGCGCCACCATACTGGAGCTCAGgcaccatggcggcggcggcggcggcggctcggggaagagcggcgggaggagcagggaggaggagctcggcggccTCTTCTCCTCCGACGCCGCGCGCGTCTCGTCGCTGCAGCGTCGCGCAGGCGGCGGGTCTTGGGCGGaggacaaggcggcggcggcggcggcgaccgggcgggTGCCCGTCACGTCCGGGGCGAGGCTACGGACGCTGAACTACGTGGCCACCGtggggctcggcggcggcgaggcgacggtgATCGTGGACACGGCGAGCGAGCTCACCTGGGTGCAGTGCGCGCCGTGCGCGTCGTGCCACGACCAGCAGGGCCCGCTGTTCGacccggcgtcgtcgccgtcctacGCCGTGCTGCCGTGCAACTCCTCCTCCTGCGACGCGCTGCAGGTGGCCACCGGCTCGGCGGCcggggcgtgcggcggcggcgagcagcctTCCTGCAGCTACACCCTCAGCTACCGTGACGGCTCCTACTCCCAGGGCGTCCTGGCGCACGACAAGCTgagcctcgccggcgaggtcatCGACGGCTTCGTGTTCGGCTGCGGCACCAGCAACCAGGGGCCATTCGGCGGCACCTCCGGTCTGATGGGTCTAGGCCGGAGCCAGCTCTCGCTGATATCACAAACCATGGATCAATTCGATGGTGTCTTCTCATACTGCCTACCTCTCAAGGAGTCAGAATCATCAGGGTCTCTTGTCCTCGGCGACGACACCTCGGTGTACCGGAATTCAACCCCAATTGTGTACACAACCATGGTTTCCGACCCGGTGCAAGGGCCCTTCTACTTTGTTAACCTGACCGGTATCACCATTGGCGGCCAGGAGGTAGAATCTTCAGCTGGCAAGGTTATCGTCGACTCGGGAACGATCATCACGAGCCTCGTGCCTTCGGTGTACAATGCGGTCAAGGCAGAGTTCTTGAGCCAGTTCGCGGAGTATCCGCAAGCGCCGGGGTTCTCGATTCTTGACACTTGCTTCAACTTGACAGGGTTCAGAGAAGTGCAGATTCCTAGCCTGAAGTTTGTGTTTGAAGGCAATGTGGAGGTGGAGGTTGATTCCAGTGGAGTGCTCTACTTTGTCAGCAGTGATTCTTCTCAGGTTTGCTTGGCTCTGGCCTCCCTGAAATCTGAGTATGAAACTTCAATCATTGGTAATTACCAGCAGAAGAATCTGAGGGTCATATTTGACACTCTAGGATCTCAAATTGGATTTGCACAAGAGACTTGTGATTATATTTAA
- the LOC127784191 gene encoding probable monogalactosyldiacylglycerol synthase 1, chloroplastic has protein sequence MPAPTASSLAAAADPALPAAFLSLPSPLLPASPPLPAAPAPSSNAFCVPRGPARAVAVSVSVSAYGAGSTAAASRLHRMWAEFSRFVRLHGNQIAPLGFASLGLGVGGGGGGSGEGAGGGGGGGGGEVDGLVEEEGVARAEAPKKVLILMSDTGGGHRASAEAIKAAFIQEFGDDYQVFVTDLWTDHTPWPFNQLPRSYSFLVKHGPLWKMTYYGTAPRVVHQPHFAATSTFIAREVAKGLMKYQPDVIISVHPLMQHVPLRILRSKGLLDKIPFTTVVTDLSTCHPTWFHKLVTRCYCPSAEVSKRALKAGLQPSQIKVYGLPVRPSFVKPIRPKDELRRELGMDEYLPAVLLMGGGEGMGPIEATARALGDALYDEVLGEPTGQILVICGRNKKLTSRLQSINWKVPVQVKGFVTKMEECMGACDCIITKAGPGTIAEAMIRGLPIILNGYIAGQEAGNVPYVVDNGCGKFSKSPEQIAKIVADWFGPRSDELKMMSQNALKLARPDAVFKIVHDLHELVRQKCFVPQYACAS, from the exons atgccggcgccgaccgcctcgtcgctggccgccgcggcggacccTGCGCTCCCCGCCGCGTTCCTCTCGCTCCCGTCCCCGCTcctcccggcctcccctcccctccccgcggcccccgccccctcctccaACGCCTTCTGCGTCCCCCGCGGCCCCGCCCGCGCGGTCGCCGTCTCCGTATCCGTCTCGGCCTACGGCGCGggctccaccgccgcggcgtcgcggcTCCACCGGATGTGGGCCGAGTTCTCCCGCTTCGTGCGGCTGCACGGGAACCAAATCGCGCCGCTCGGGTTCGCGTCCCTCGGCCTGGGcgttggaggcggcggcggtgggagcggcgaaggggccggcgggggaggcgggggcggaggtGGGGAGGTGGATGGGTTGGTTGAGGAGGAAGGGGTGGCGCGGGCCGAGGCGCCGAAGAAGGTGCTGATCCTGATGAGCGACACGGGCGGCGGGCACCGCGCTTCCGCCGAGGCCATCAAGGCGGCGTTCATCCAGGAGTTCGGCGACGACTACCAG GTATTCGTCACTGATTTATGGACTGACCATACCCCATGGCCATTCAACCAACTACCCAGGAGCTACAGTTTCTTGGTGAAACATGGACCCTTGTGGAAGATGACATACTATGGTACTGCACCACGAGTAGTTCATCAGCCACATTTTGCTGCAACATCGACATTCATAGCAAG AGAGGTTGCAAAAGGTCTCATGAAATACCAACCAGATGTAATTATCAGTGTCCATCCTTTAATGCAGCATGTCCCACTCCGAATCCTAAGGTCAAAAGGTTTACTGGATAAGATTCCGTTCACAACAGTTGTCACAGATCTGAGTACTTGTCACCCAACATG GTTTCACAAGCTTGTGACTAGATGTTACTGTCCATCAGCTGAAGTGTCAAAGAGAGCACTAAAAGCTGGATTGCAGCCCTCGCAAATTAAAGTCTATGGCCTCCCAGTACGTCCATCTTTTGTCAAACCTATTCGACCAAAG GATGAACTGCGAAGGGAGTTAGGTATGGATGAATATTTGCCTGCTGTTCTACTAATGGGTGGGGGGGAAGGGATGGGTCCTATTGAAGCCACTGCTAGAGCACTTGGTGATGCTCTATATGACGAAGTCCTTGGTGAACCCACTGGTCAAATACTTGTGATTTGTGGCCGTAATAAGAAGCTGACTAGCCGATTGCAGTCAATCAATTGGAAAGTTCCAGTTCAG GTTAAGGGTTTCGTTACAAAGATGGAAGAATGCATGGGTGCTTGTGACTGTATAATTACAAAG GCGGGGCCTGGTACAATTGCAGAGGCCATGATTCGTGGCCTGCCCATTATACTAAATGGATATATTGCTGGTCAG GAAGCTGGCAATGTTCCTTATGTTGTTGATAATGGATGTGGGAAGTTCTCAAAATCTCCAGAACAAATTGCAAAGATTGTAGCCGATTGGTTTGGCCCTAGGTCAGACGAGCTCAAAATGATGTCTCAAAATGCCTTGAAACTAGCGCGACCGGATGCAGTGTTTAAAATTGTCCACGATCTGCATGAGTTAGTCAGGCAAAAATGTTTTGTACCCCAATATGCGTGTGCATCATAA
- the LOC127784192 gene encoding uncharacterized protein LOC127784192: MPAMACGARAGAAFPSPRPARAPWPPGRFRALVPAPPALRLGLLRLPPPMASTIDSPGSSSDFAKRMELAWLISQQPRPIPCSSCQSAGHVECKWCTGTGFFILGNNMLCEVPSKNTKCVICSGKGFATCADCKGTGFRAKWLEDPPVDK, encoded by the exons ATGCCGGCGATGGCCTGCGGCGCCCGCGCGGGGGCCGccttcccctccccccgccccgcccgcgccccgTGGCCTCCCGGGCGCTTCCGGGCCCTTGTCCCTGCTCCGCCCGCGCTGCGGCTAGGGCTCCTCCGCCTTCCCCCTCCCATGGCCTCCACCATCGACTCACCCGGGAGCTCCTCCGACTTCGCCAAGCGCATGGAGCTCGCGTGGCTCATCTCCCAG CAACCAAGACCTATCCCATGTTCATCTTGTCAATCTGCTGGGCACGTGGAGTGCAAGTGGTGTACCGGCACAGGTTTCTTTATCCTCGGCAACAACATGTTGTGTGAAGTACCCTCAAAAAACACGAAATGTGTGATATGCTCTGGAAAG GGCTTCGCAACTTGTGCTGATTGCAAAGGAACTGGGTTTCGTGCCAAGTGGCTTGAGGATCCTCCTGTCGACAAATGA
- the LOC127784193 gene encoding AP2-like ethylene-responsive transcription factor At1g16060, with protein MAKPRKNSTTTNTSSSGVAAAAAAAAVKPKRTRKSVPRESPSQRSSVYRGVTRHRWTGRFEAHLWDKNSWNESQNKKGKQVYLGAYDDEEAAARAYDLAALKYWGPDTILNFPLSAYEGELKEMEGQSREEYIGSLRRKSSGFSRGVSKYRGVARHHHNGRWEARIGRVFGNKYLYLGTYATQEEAAMAYDMAAIEYRGLNAVTNFDLSRYIKWLRPGADGAGAAQNPHPMLGALSAQDLPAIDLDAMASSFQHDGHGAAAAAAQLIPARHSLGHTPTTSALSLLLQSPKFKEMIERTSAAETTTTSSTTTSSSSPSPPQATKDDGASPQCSFPEDIQTYFGCAAEDGAAGAGYADVDGLFFGDLAAYASPAFHFELDL; from the exons ATGGCGAAGCCTCGCAAGAACTCCACCACTACCAACACCAGCAGCagcggtgtcgccgccgccgccgcggcggcggcggtgaagccgAAGCGCACGCGGAAGAGCGTCCCCCGCGAGTCCCCCTCCCAGCGCAGCTCCGTCTACCGCGGCGTCACCCG GCACCGGTGGACGGGGCGGTTCGAGGCGCACCTGTGGGACAAGAACAGCTGGAACGAGTCCCAGAACAAGAAGGGCAAGCAAG TTTACCTCG GGGCGtatgacgacgaggaggcagcggcgagggcGTACGATCTGGCGGCATTGAAGTACTGGGGACCCGACACCATCCTCAACTTCCCG TTGTCTGCATATGAAGGCGAGTTGAAAGAAATGGAGGGGCAATCAAGGGAAGAGTATATTGGATCCCTAAGGAG GAAAAGCAGTGGGTTCTCAAGAGGAGTATCGAAGTACCGAGGCGTTGCAAG ACACCATCACAATGGGAGATGGGAGGCCCGGATTGGCCGTGTTTTTGGCAACAAGTACCTCTATCTCGGTACTTACG CGACGCAGGAGGAGGCGGCAATGGCGTACGACATGGCGGCCATCGAGTATCGGGGCCTGAACGCCGTCACCAACTTCGACCTCAGCCGGTACATCAAGTGGCTCCGgcccggcgccgacggcgcgggcgccgcccaGAACCCTCACCCCATGCTGGGTGCTCTGTCGGCGCAGGATCTCCCGGCGATCGACCTCGACGCCATGGCGTCGTCGTTCCAGCACGACGGccatggcgccgcggcggcggcggcacagctGATCCCGGCAAGACATTCGCTCGGCCACacgccgacgacgtcggcgcTCAGCCTGCTGCTGCAGTCGCCCAAGTTCAAGGAGATGATCGAgcggacgtcggcggcggagaccaccaccaccagcagcacgaccacctcctcctcgtccccgtcgccgccgcaggcgACCAAGGACGACGGCGCCTCGCCGCAGTGCAGCTTCCCGGAGGACATCCAGACCTACTTCGGCTGCGCCGccgaggacggcgccgccggcgcgggatACGCCGACGTGGACGGCCTGTTCTTCGGCGACCTCGCCGCGTACGCGTCGCCGGCGTTCCACTTCGAGCTGGACTtgtga
- the LOC127784692 gene encoding gamma-glutamyl peptidase 3-like, translating to MKVIVAAAEGGVRRRRRYALLLAARDSDYVRKVYGGYLEVFVRAFGDDGDVGDGGGEEWDMFRAVDGELPGADEVDGYDGFVISGSPHDAYADDLWILRLCLLVRDLVAMRKRLLGICFGHQVICRALGGRVGKARGGWDIGIREVAMAESLPPYRFLDDALQGITAAAAPYAKITEVHQDEVWELPAGAEVLASSSKTGVEMFCAGDRVLGIQGHPEYTADILLNLVDRLSSAGSITMAVAEGVRRQLEDTGPDREFWIKLCKSFLKTEEE from the exons aTGAAGGTtattgtggcggcggcggagggaggcgtgaggaggaggaggaggtacgCGCTGCTGCTGGCGGCGAGGGACTCGGACTACGTGCGCAAGGTGTACGGCGGCTACCTGGAGGTGTTCGTCCGGGCGttcggcgacgatggcgatgtcggcgacggcggcggcgaggagtggGACATGTTCCGGGCGGTGGACGGCGAGCTCCCCGGCGCGGACGAGGTCGACGGGTACGACGGCTTCGTCATCAGCGGCAGCCCGCACGACGCGTACGCCGACGACCTGTGGATCCTCCGGCTGTGCCTCCTCGTCCGCGACCTCGTCGCCATGCGCAAGCGTCTCCTCGGCATCTGCTTCGGCCACCAG GTGATATGCCGCGCGCTGGGCGGGCGCGTGGGGAAGGCGAGGGGCGGGTGGGACATCGGCATCAGGGAGGTGGCCATGGCGGAGTCGCTGCCGCCGTACAGGTTCCTTGACGACGCGCTGCAGGggatcacggcggcggcggcgccgtacgCCAAGATCACGGAGGTGCACCAGGACGAGGTGTGGGAGCTGCCGGCGGGCGCCGAGGTGCTCGCCTCCTCGTCCAAGACCGGCGTCGAGATGTTCTGCGCCGGCGACCGCGTGCTCGGCATCCAGGGCCACCCGGAGTACACCGCCGACATCCTCCTCAACCTCGTCGACCGCCTCTCCTCCGCTGGATCCATCACC ATGGCGGTCGCAGAGGGAGTGAGGAGGCAGCTGGAGGATACTGGGCCTGACAGGGAGTTCTGGATCAAGCTGTGCAAAAGCTTCCTCAAGACTGAAGAAGAATAA